Part of the Musa acuminata AAA Group cultivar baxijiao chromosome BXJ3-10, Cavendish_Baxijiao_AAA, whole genome shotgun sequence genome, ACACCATAAAACATCTTCAAAGACAGTTCACCGGAAACCATgaaaaaagaaatttaaaataAAGTACCAATTATTGGGCGAAACAAATGACTAACTGGTTCGTTCGGAATAATGCCATAAAGCATCAAGACCGAGGCTTCTCTTTCTTTTCCTTGAATAATGCCAACAGGGACACACCTGAGACCTTCACAACCTTAAACCTCACCCCAGGGATATCGCCCACCGCATGGCCCTTACGTCCAAATCCAGCAATCAAGACTTCATCCTGCAAAAGCAAAGCAACTCCCTTCGATTAGCAGAAGTCACAGAAAACTGATACCGATGGGATGGTtacaattatttttttcttttctttttaatcttgAAGCAAGATCAGCACCATGAGCATGTACACACTCGGCGATGCGATGATGGCACCAGATTGTTCCCACACCAGGTCTATGGAAGACCAACAAGGTAATAtccctttcaataattttcttgCTGACAAGCAAATTAAGATCATTTTCCAGGAGAGCTTAATGATAGAGAATTTCTAGAAAAATCAACAAATGAAACTTACATTTTCCTCGATGAAATTTAAGCAACCATCATTTGGCACAAAGGCTGCAATTTTCTTCCCGTTCTTTATCAGCTGAACTCTCGCACACTTCCGGATGGCAGAGTTGGGCTGCTTAGCTTCGATACCTCTGCAACAGGCAATCCAATGTCAGACCTGCCAGTATAAGCAACCAAAActgaaagaaagaggagaaaagagtAAAAAGTTATGAGCATATAGCTTACATCTTCTCAAGGACAATACCCTTGGCATGCGAAGAACCAGCGAAGGGCTTCTTCCATTCATTGCCAAGATGACTTTTCTTGTATGCTTTGTCGGCCCATCTCTGCCTTCTCCTGTGAGTTTTGAGCTTGCGCCCAGCTCCCATACCACGAGTCTTCCTGGAACAGagctaaaaagtttatgaaaaagCTTTCATTTTCAACAAACATCTGTCTTTATCATAGAGGCAGAATAGTTTCATGGTTTCTACTCCTTATCATCTGAAATGCAATCCAATGGCCAGGTACCAAAAACCAGTGAGTTTGCCACAACACTTAGAAGCACTGATCACTGTTTTTCTTTCTGCACATGGTATATCTCATAATCAAGATCCATTCTCATACATGATCTTAAAGTTACTACCAAATAATTTTGTTGGTTATGTCACAGACATATAAACTTCCTCCTTGCCACAATATGAGACTGAATTAACAAATCTGACACCCCTACCACTGAAGCCTTTGTTCTAAGACAATCAAATCACATGGATCATAAACTTAAATTCCATTTCATGTTAAAGAGGATCAGTGCCAAGCAACTACGTACCAGTAACAAACCTTAAGGACCCAATAAAATTAGGTCAAGGCTGAAGCCAATAAAAACAAAGGAAGCCAAACATTAGcgttgttttgttttacatgttgcCAACTTGCAGCATGAACATGAGACAGATACGGCCTAGTAAGttcagagaagaaaaaaaattatatcaccaTCATACGCTTATTCAAACCAATTCGGGACTCCAACAACTAGGCACAAATGTTCAAGGAATGTTTTCCTGATCCAGAACGTCTACGTAGCATACTTGGATTATTAAATGCAAATGACTCATCCTGATGTCCAGCATTTCCTTCCACATGAACTAGCAAAGCAACCTAATATTACATTATCTTCAACTTCTACTATAATCAAACGGTTTGCATCAAAGATTAATCAGAATAGTGTAAAAAACCTGTTTCACTCGTTGCTACAGACCTCACAGAAATAACATCAGATATATGATGCAAGAGCTAAACTATAGTGATCAATTTATGGCATCAGATACATGATGTAAGAGCTAAACTATAGTGATGAATTTACACATTAAAGAAAAAGTATGATGAACGATGTAAGACTGAAGAATTACAAATCCACAGTTCAAAAAtaaacaaagaaataaaaaaagcacAAATGAAGAGTGCCTTTTGATTACTCACTCAGAGAAATATTGACATCAAATGCAACAAATTTATTAAAATCAATAGTCATCGCTCATAACCTATGTTAACATCACATggattgaatgtcccaagcaaccAAAACCCATTCATTTTCTTCTCCAATTACCTTGAAAAGATAAAGCATTTAACCACCTAAAGCAGTAAAACTACCAATATTGAACTTGAAAGTTCCAACGTAAACCGCCAAAGATGACTCCAACGTCCATTAGAACCAGATCCAAAACCCAATCCAAGATATCCAAAGAACATAAGAAGTATAGCACCAGTGACTACACCGCAAGGAGAGTTCAAATGTGGCATTACAAAAGGACGAGGGAACTGAAAACAACAAAGTAACACGAGTCAAGCTCTCACGGAAACTCACCCCATCGTGTTGGATGTCGCAACGTCCTTCCTCTCTCACCTCTCCCTCGGCGTCTGGGGCTGGAAAGAATCCGAGTGCGGCGGAGCGTGGGGATGCCCTAGCTGCGCCCAAGCAATATATACTAATGGACCGAGCCGCCGGTATACGCCTGAAATCTGGCCCAGTTAGCATCTGACTCCATGTGACGTGTCTATGATAACATCAAGTC contains:
- the LOC135651741 gene encoding small ribosomal subunit protein uS12 — translated: MGKTRGMGAGRKLKTHRRRQRWADKAYKKSHLGNEWKKPFAGSSHAKGIVLEKIGIEAKQPNSAIRKCARVQLIKNGKKIAAFVPNDGCLNFIEENDEVLIAGFGRKGHAVGDIPGVRFKVVKVSGVSLLALFKEKKEKPRS